The following are encoded in a window of uncultured Sphaerochaeta sp. genomic DNA:
- the truB gene encoding tRNA pseudouridine(55) synthase TruB, producing the protein MGKNASILLINKKRGLTSFTSLNDIKRTIDPKVGHAGTLDKFAEGLLIVLTGSMTKLNILFSQMDKQYRAHIQFGSETDTLDPEGEVIAESAIPSYETILQAIPSFVGEGEQEPPAYSALHINGKRASKLVRQGKQVVMPKRPITIFSFTPISYEAGVLVADIHVSKGTYIRSIARDLGIACGSRAHLTALTRTSIGPFSLDEAVDAKQTEDLVSSMQYTDAYLKRLETISIFEIPDSDLFRVANGGYPHRMTCIKEGRDAVFGALYSKDGILRAVSNLQENRLIAQIHPFSGGKTV; encoded by the coding sequence ATGGGAAAGAACGCTAGTATTCTCCTCATCAACAAGAAACGGGGATTGACAAGTTTTACGAGTCTTAACGATATCAAGCGTACCATAGACCCAAAAGTAGGGCATGCAGGTACGCTTGATAAATTTGCAGAGGGACTCTTGATTGTGTTGACAGGCAGTATGACAAAACTGAACATCCTGTTTTCCCAGATGGATAAGCAGTACCGTGCACACATCCAGTTTGGAAGTGAGACCGATACCCTTGATCCGGAAGGAGAAGTGATAGCTGAATCAGCTATTCCTTCCTATGAAACAATTCTCCAAGCTATTCCATCATTTGTAGGGGAAGGAGAGCAGGAACCCCCTGCCTATAGTGCCTTGCATATCAATGGAAAACGAGCAAGTAAACTAGTCAGACAGGGAAAACAAGTGGTCATGCCAAAACGACCGATCACCATCTTTTCGTTTACCCCGATCAGCTATGAAGCTGGTGTACTAGTTGCAGATATCCATGTATCAAAAGGCACCTATATCCGGAGTATCGCAAGGGATTTGGGAATTGCTTGTGGAAGTAGGGCTCACCTCACAGCCTTGACGAGAACCAGCATTGGACCGTTTTCCCTTGATGAAGCAGTAGATGCAAAACAAACAGAAGACCTTGTATCCTCCATGCAGTATACTGATGCGTATCTGAAAAGACTGGAAACCATCAGTATATTTGAAATCCCTGACTCAGATTTGTTTCGTGTAGCCAATGGGGGTTATCCCCATAGGATGACGTGCATCAAGGAGGGTAGGGATGCAGTCTTTGGTGCTTTGTATAGCAAGGATGGTATCCTACGAGCGGTGTCTAATCTTCAGGAAAATCGACTGATTGCCCAGATACACCCGTTTTCAGGGGGGAAAACAGTATGA
- the rbfA gene encoding 30S ribosome-binding factor RbfA: protein MSEYSQKRIEAKLSEAISMLIVKGEVKNPLVSTLCSVSKVELSQDNAYATVFISSVLDDKSLEESVAGLQKASGFIQKRVGAFLKTRNTPVLRFKADISLKEGQKINVLIDSLVEDGKER from the coding sequence ATGAGTGAATATAGCCAGAAGCGAATAGAAGCAAAACTCTCTGAGGCGATCAGTATGCTGATCGTCAAAGGAGAGGTGAAAAATCCTTTGGTCAGCACCCTTTGCTCTGTAAGCAAGGTGGAGCTCTCCCAGGACAATGCCTATGCGACCGTCTTCATCTCCTCGGTCCTTGATGACAAGAGCCTTGAGGAGAGTGTTGCGGGGTTGCAGAAAGCAAGTGGATTCATTCAGAAACGTGTAGGGGCATTCCTGAAAACCCGGAATACCCCTGTACTGAGATTCAAGGCAGATATCTCTCTGAAAGAAGGACAAAAGATTAATGTCTTGATAGATTCTTTGGTGGAAGATGGGAAAGAACGCTAG
- a CDS encoding LptF/LptG family permease — protein sequence MKLHDRYVARSVTIVATLALVLCTLMLLSVDLFSNLDGYLTNEVKPFTILTLTFLYTPQAVLFALGPSLLFSATYFLSQLQANNEYICLLGSGLSYRRIITPILVLGILFSLLEFGFGEYVFIPAQRTREMKQDELFGLRSTYDNRNITLRDPDGNYVVHAKQYSDEQRRLAQVLLVLLDDEGAMKARIDAAWAFWEEERETWRMERVRFQKIDGDGLIVDSREVGELRLDEFTLAPSYFRNLSNDITTMELLTAVDYLRRMQVLDPSRYPELATDFTKRLLEHLNPLILLFIACTISYRYKKNVLLFSIITSLSIAVIYFVVQMVTIIMAKQGVIAPIWGMAIPMIVIVCIALAERAVLR from the coding sequence ATGAAACTGCATGACCGCTACGTTGCCCGTTCAGTCACTATAGTAGCAACTCTCGCCTTGGTGTTATGTACCCTTATGCTGCTCAGTGTTGACTTATTCAGCAATCTTGATGGGTATCTCACGAATGAGGTAAAACCATTTACCATCCTGACTTTGACCTTTCTGTATACCCCCCAGGCTGTACTCTTCGCACTTGGTCCATCACTCTTATTCTCAGCCACATATTTCCTCTCACAATTGCAAGCCAATAATGAGTATATATGCTTGCTGGGAAGTGGGCTGAGTTATCGCAGGATCATCACTCCCATCCTCGTGCTTGGAATTCTGTTCAGCCTTCTGGAATTTGGTTTTGGAGAGTATGTATTCATACCAGCACAGAGGACTCGAGAGATGAAACAGGACGAGCTATTCGGATTGCGTAGCACCTATGACAACAGGAACATTACCCTGCGTGACCCAGATGGCAATTATGTAGTGCATGCAAAACAGTATAGTGATGAACAGAGAAGATTGGCCCAGGTACTTCTAGTCCTGCTTGATGATGAAGGGGCAATGAAGGCAAGGATTGACGCAGCCTGGGCATTTTGGGAAGAGGAGAGAGAAACGTGGAGGATGGAGCGAGTCAGATTCCAGAAGATTGATGGAGACGGCTTGATTGTTGATTCAAGAGAAGTAGGGGAATTGAGACTTGATGAGTTCACTCTCGCCCCTTCCTATTTCAGAAATCTGAGCAATGACATCACCACCATGGAGCTATTAACAGCCGTCGATTACCTGAGACGTATGCAGGTGCTCGATCCCTCCCGATATCCTGAACTTGCCACTGATTTCACCAAGCGTTTGCTAGAGCACCTCAATCCACTTATCCTGTTGTTCATCGCCTGCACCATCAGCTACAGGTACAAGAAGAACGTACTGCTTTTCAGCATCATTACCAGCCTCTCCATTGCCGTGATATACTTCGTGGTACAGATGGTCACCATCATCATGGCAAAACAGGGTGTTATCGCTCCCATCTGGGGTATGGCAATCCCAATGATTGTGATAGTATGCATAGCACTGGCAGAAAGAGCAGTATTACGTTAG
- a CDS encoding LptF/LptG family permease gives MKQGARFSLVYRHIGREYLLSFIVAFFFFFFIFFINQILLIAQRILLKQVDYLSVFQLVMLSIPQFLLYTFPFSSLTASSMVIGDLSGNNEILAIRSSGISLKHVFLPIILISLVFSFMTFLTADKALPWSTKKYRELYSGLMRELPTLELASNSTNTIGNKVLVNKEVVGNTVHDIVLFETSNDRTGQILSAPTAEVTLYDLNAFIYQLEMDNPLMLRNDVEGGWALSRADSARFFLNFSGQIASLASALPSQLSVRELQENIAIHRSALEEETVRHEEKLQKARLQLATLMQQESVSPERIEEAEQEVKALEEKTPINFYYQYYRAELHKKFALSAACFMLVFLTFSLSFFKVKHGRLIGFGMSMLVAVLYWYLLFFSQMQIFKFPINPGFLIWIPNVLMFFTGILIMLFARRL, from the coding sequence TTGAAGCAAGGTGCACGATTCAGTTTAGTATATCGCCACATAGGAAGGGAGTACCTCCTTTCCTTTATTGTGGCGTTCTTTTTTTTCTTTTTCATCTTCTTTATCAACCAGATTCTTCTCATAGCCCAACGGATACTCCTCAAGCAAGTTGATTATCTCTCGGTATTCCAACTGGTAATGCTCTCTATCCCACAGTTTTTGCTCTATACGTTCCCATTCTCCAGTCTCACTGCTTCAAGCATGGTTATCGGCGACCTCTCGGGGAACAACGAGATCCTTGCAATCCGCAGCAGTGGGATATCATTGAAACATGTTTTTCTTCCCATCATCCTCATCTCCCTGGTCTTTTCATTCATGACATTCCTTACAGCAGACAAGGCACTCCCTTGGAGTACCAAGAAGTATCGTGAACTCTACAGCGGTCTTATGAGAGAGCTTCCTACCTTGGAACTTGCCAGCAATTCTACAAATACGATAGGCAACAAGGTCTTGGTCAACAAGGAAGTAGTGGGAAACACCGTACACGATATCGTTTTATTTGAAACTTCAAATGACCGAACTGGCCAGATTCTCAGTGCACCAACGGCTGAAGTAACACTCTATGATCTGAATGCATTCATCTACCAACTTGAGATGGATAATCCCTTGATGCTCAGGAATGATGTGGAAGGTGGATGGGCTCTCTCAAGAGCGGACAGTGCGAGATTCTTTCTCAATTTCTCAGGACAGATAGCCAGTCTTGCCTCAGCACTCCCTTCTCAGTTGTCAGTCAGGGAACTACAGGAAAACATCGCCATTCATCGCTCTGCCCTTGAAGAGGAGACAGTGCGCCATGAAGAAAAGCTTCAAAAGGCTCGATTGCAACTAGCCACACTGATGCAACAAGAATCTGTTTCCCCTGAGAGGATTGAGGAAGCTGAACAGGAAGTGAAAGCACTTGAAGAAAAAACCCCAATAAATTTCTACTACCAGTACTACAGGGCGGAACTCCATAAGAAATTTGCGCTCAGTGCTGCTTGCTTCATGTTGGTTTTTCTTACCTTTTCGCTCTCATTCTTTAAGGTAAAGCATGGCCGGCTTATTGGATTTGGTATGTCCATGCTGGTTGCGGTACTCTACTGGTATCTTCTCTTCTTCTCTCAAATGCAGATTTTCAAGTTCCCCATAAACCCAGGATTCCTGATCTGGATACCCAACGTATTGATGTTCTTCACCGGCATCCTGATTATGCTGTTTGCGAGGCGTCTATGA
- the rpsO gene encoding 30S ribosomal protein S15, with product MISKEQKQEIIAKYGGDEKNTGSTQAQIALLTARINDLQIHFKANPKDHAGTRGLLQMVGQRRRLLKYLRNNDIDAYRALIADLGLRK from the coding sequence ATGATCTCGAAAGAACAGAAACAAGAAATCATCGCAAAGTATGGTGGTGATGAGAAGAACACTGGATCAACCCAGGCACAGATTGCCTTGTTGACCGCCAGAATCAACGACCTGCAGATCCACTTCAAGGCAAATCCTAAGGATCATGCTGGAACAAGAGGGTTGTTGCAGATGGTCGGACAACGCAGACGTCTCCTGAAGTATCTGCGCAACAACGACATCGATGCCTACCGTGCGCTGATCGCAGACCTTGGTCTGAGAAAATAA
- the pnp gene encoding polyribonucleotide nucleotidyltransferase → MEVKKVSVRIGNSDLVFETGKIAKQANGSVYAHYEGSAVIATVCCGKQPNEGLDYVPLSVEYNEKYYAAGKIPGGFLKREARPKDKEILVSRLIDRPMRPLFNKAFGREIQIVPTAVSSDMNNTPDIIAMNAASAAVTISDIPFGGPIAAVRISLLDGKYIVNPTFSEIEKSELDIVVAGTRDGITMVEGGAKEVSEEVMLEAIATAQPFITKLCDAQLELRELAGKEKLPIIESTVDLSWLEPVKAFAYPLIKEASFVKGKMERYAALAEVHDQVKEKFAELIAEDENRPGQLGGLFEDLEYEILRSSILNEGVRTDGRKVDEIRPITCEVGLLSRTHGSALFTRGETQSLAVTTLGTSSDEQMFDTIDGEKSFSSFMLHYNFPPYSVGETGRLSTGRREIGHGHLAQRALEAIIPSKDVFPYTIRVVSEIMESNGSSSMASVCGGCLSLMDAGVPVKTPVAGIAMGLITEGADYSKYVVLSDILGEEDHLGDMDFKVTGSREGITAFQMDIKIAGVTPEIMKKALEQAKQGRIHILNIMEDTLKTPREEINEYAPKILTMKVDLEKIGAVIGTGGKTIKAIASQSGAEVNIADDGTITIFGRNAAAAKLAKELVQSIVEEPEVGRIYQGTVKRIMDFGAFIEILPGKEGLCHISKLAKTRVQNVEDVLTVGQSVPVKLIEIDRQGRLNLSYIDAIEGNAK, encoded by the coding sequence ATGGAAGTTAAGAAAGTATCTGTACGGATTGGTAATTCCGATCTGGTTTTTGAAACCGGGAAAATTGCCAAACAAGCCAATGGCTCCGTTTATGCCCATTATGAAGGGAGTGCGGTTATCGCAACGGTCTGCTGTGGCAAACAACCCAATGAAGGCTTGGATTATGTACCACTCAGTGTTGAGTATAATGAAAAATATTATGCTGCAGGAAAAATCCCCGGTGGATTCCTTAAGAGAGAAGCCCGCCCTAAAGACAAGGAAATCCTCGTCAGCCGATTGATAGACCGTCCGATGCGCCCCTTGTTCAACAAGGCATTCGGTAGGGAAATCCAGATTGTTCCCACTGCGGTCTCCTCCGACATGAACAACACCCCTGACATCATTGCCATGAATGCCGCGAGTGCTGCTGTCACCATCAGTGATATCCCATTCGGTGGTCCTATTGCTGCTGTACGCATTTCACTCCTTGATGGCAAGTATATTGTCAATCCAACCTTCAGTGAAATTGAAAAGAGCGAGCTCGATATTGTAGTTGCTGGTACCCGTGATGGAATTACCATGGTTGAAGGTGGTGCAAAAGAGGTGAGTGAAGAAGTGATGCTCGAGGCAATCGCAACTGCCCAGCCTTTCATCACAAAACTCTGTGATGCACAGCTTGAACTGCGTGAACTTGCAGGAAAAGAAAAACTCCCCATCATCGAGAGCACTGTTGACCTATCCTGGCTTGAGCCTGTGAAAGCGTTTGCATATCCCCTGATCAAGGAAGCATCCTTCGTCAAGGGTAAGATGGAGCGCTATGCTGCTCTAGCTGAAGTGCATGACCAGGTGAAGGAAAAGTTTGCTGAACTGATTGCCGAGGATGAGAACCGCCCAGGCCAGCTTGGCGGGCTCTTCGAAGATCTCGAGTATGAGATTCTTCGCTCCTCCATTCTTAACGAAGGTGTTCGTACCGATGGTAGAAAGGTAGATGAAATTCGACCGATCACCTGTGAGGTTGGACTCCTGTCCAGGACCCATGGTTCAGCACTCTTTACCCGTGGCGAAACCCAGAGCTTGGCAGTCACCACGCTTGGCACATCCAGTGATGAGCAAATGTTTGATACCATTGATGGTGAGAAATCCTTCAGTTCCTTCATGCTGCATTACAACTTCCCTCCCTACAGTGTTGGTGAGACCGGAAGGCTCTCCACCGGTAGAAGAGAGATTGGACATGGACACCTTGCCCAGAGAGCTCTTGAGGCTATCATCCCATCCAAGGATGTATTCCCTTATACCATCCGTGTTGTCAGTGAGATCATGGAATCCAATGGCTCCTCATCCATGGCATCTGTATGTGGTGGTTGTCTCTCATTGATGGATGCTGGTGTTCCTGTAAAGACTCCGGTAGCCGGCATTGCCATGGGCTTGATCACCGAAGGTGCTGATTACTCCAAGTATGTGGTACTCAGTGACATTCTCGGTGAAGAGGACCACCTTGGCGACATGGATTTCAAGGTAACTGGGTCTCGTGAAGGTATCACCGCATTCCAGATGGATATCAAGATTGCCGGCGTTACCCCTGAGATCATGAAGAAGGCGCTTGAGCAGGCAAAGCAGGGAAGAATCCATATCCTGAACATCATGGAAGATACCCTGAAGACTCCTCGTGAGGAAATCAACGAGTACGCTCCCAAGATCCTGACCATGAAGGTTGACCTTGAGAAGATCGGTGCTGTTATCGGAACCGGTGGTAAAACGATCAAGGCAATTGCAAGCCAGAGTGGTGCAGAAGTAAATATTGCTGATGACGGGACCATTACCATCTTCGGCAGGAATGCTGCTGCGGCTAAGCTGGCCAAGGAATTGGTACAGTCCATCGTTGAGGAACCCGAGGTAGGAAGAATCTACCAGGGAACCGTAAAGAGGATCATGGACTTCGGTGCCTTTATCGAGATTCTTCCAGGTAAGGAAGGGCTCTGCCATATCTCCAAGCTTGCCAAGACTCGTGTTCAGAACGTCGAAGATGTACTTACTGTCGGTCAGTCCGTACCAGTGAAACTCATCGAGATCGACCGTCAGGGTCGGTTGAACCTGAGTTACATCGATGCAATCGAAGGCAATGCCAAATAA
- the infB gene encoding translation initiation factor IF-2 → MSEENNKPKATLIKHVVNPTEHNKEQKSPAKEPESKPKAPAEKRRVVVVKKKVVVVKPQARKEAEKPENEKQEGKKTSKDEGSKEASEKKKKTASDGRTSSVVRKAHRHSGSENLSSSPLHNGPVVIRPTNLPPVPNQGLTVKDHKELQDKNPGGISSKESPVPSSGPRVAGMVGGRPAPGTRPQYRPNNNRGGYQGQDNRGPGRPAGAGGYQGQDNRGPGRPAGAGGYQGQDNRGPGRPGGYRPNTNGPARGGAPFQRSGGFRGPGGPRPPFGGPQGGGGNRPPMQDMAPVNQRTNKKSFKKKNNATYKKRNAEEEKEFQIQRRKQQAAAKLAAVPKSIDMMEVITVSDLAKKMNLKAGEIIAKLLKMGMMVTINQQIDHETAEIICSEYNCQVNLVSLYDETLIVSDPDKDEDLIDRAPIVTVMGHVDHGKTKLLDAIRSTKVAEGEYGGITQHIGAYKVDLPGKGEVVFLDTPGHAAFSMMRARGAQVTDIVILVVAANDGVMPQTREAIDHARAANVPIIVAINKCDLPEAKPERVMQQLSDLGLMPEAWGGQTLYCEISALKKIGIDELLDTILLEAEMLELKVNANCRAEGKIIESRIDQGRGIVASILIERGTLRQGDHYVAGIYPGRVRAMFDDKGNKIDEAGPSTPVEIIGLSDIPGAGDPFQVTEDERQARQVGNKRQELERIGDSRNVKKVTLDNLYTKIKEGTIQEFNVIIKGDVQGSVEALQGALQKLSNDEIHLNVIRASAGAIIESDVTLASASEALVIGFNVRPTPRAQVLADQEKIEIRKYNIIYDVVDDIRSAMEGMLSPEVREVEIGTVEVRDTFKVPRIGTIAGCMVTSGKVKRNAYARVFREDIQLTADKVKISSLKRFKDDAREVAEGFECGIGLENFNDLHVGDILEIIETEEIARKLVTKSE, encoded by the coding sequence ATGTCGGAAGAGAATAACAAGCCAAAAGCAACGTTGATCAAACATGTTGTGAATCCTACGGAACACAACAAAGAGCAGAAGAGTCCCGCCAAAGAACCTGAGTCCAAGCCAAAAGCTCCAGCTGAAAAGCGTAGGGTGGTAGTGGTAAAGAAGAAGGTAGTCGTGGTGAAGCCTCAGGCTCGCAAGGAAGCTGAAAAGCCCGAGAATGAGAAGCAGGAAGGCAAGAAAACCTCCAAGGATGAAGGCAGCAAGGAAGCATCTGAAAAGAAAAAGAAAACAGCTTCTGATGGCCGCACAAGCAGTGTGGTCCGCAAGGCCCATCGTCACAGCGGGTCAGAGAACCTATCCTCTTCTCCCTTGCATAATGGTCCGGTCGTCATAAGACCGACCAATCTGCCACCGGTTCCCAACCAGGGATTGACGGTTAAGGATCATAAGGAGTTGCAGGATAAAAATCCTGGTGGTATCTCTTCCAAAGAGAGTCCGGTCCCCAGTTCTGGCCCACGTGTAGCCGGTATGGTTGGTGGACGTCCAGCTCCTGGAACCAGACCTCAATACCGTCCCAACAACAACAGGGGTGGGTACCAGGGTCAGGATAATCGTGGTCCTGGAAGACCTGCTGGGGCGGGTGGATATCAGGGCCAAGACAATCGTGGTCCTGGAAGGCCTGCTGGGGCAGGTGGGTATCAGGGCCAGGACAACCGTGGACCTGGAAGACCTGGTGGATACCGACCTAATACAAACGGTCCTGCAAGAGGTGGTGCTCCATTCCAACGCAGTGGTGGTTTCAGAGGACCTGGTGGTCCCCGTCCTCCATTCGGTGGACCTCAAGGTGGTGGAGGAAATCGGCCTCCCATGCAGGATATGGCTCCTGTAAACCAGCGGACCAACAAGAAAAGCTTCAAGAAGAAGAACAACGCAACCTATAAGAAACGGAATGCCGAAGAAGAGAAGGAATTCCAGATCCAGAGACGTAAGCAACAGGCAGCAGCCAAGCTTGCGGCAGTACCCAAGTCCATTGATATGATGGAGGTCATTACGGTAAGTGACCTTGCAAAGAAGATGAACTTGAAAGCTGGAGAGATCATTGCGAAACTCCTCAAGATGGGCATGATGGTTACCATCAACCAACAGATTGACCACGAGACAGCTGAAATTATTTGTAGTGAATACAACTGTCAGGTTAATTTGGTCTCGCTCTACGATGAAACTCTTATTGTAAGTGATCCGGACAAGGATGAGGACTTGATTGATCGTGCACCAATCGTAACGGTCATGGGACACGTCGACCATGGTAAGACCAAGTTGCTTGATGCTATTCGTTCCACCAAGGTTGCAGAAGGTGAGTATGGTGGGATTACCCAGCATATCGGAGCCTATAAGGTCGATCTTCCTGGAAAGGGAGAGGTTGTCTTCCTCGATACTCCTGGACACGCCGCATTCTCCATGATGCGTGCCCGTGGGGCGCAGGTTACTGACATTGTCATCCTGGTAGTAGCAGCCAATGATGGCGTGATGCCGCAAACCCGTGAAGCTATCGACCACGCTCGTGCAGCAAATGTACCCATCATTGTAGCGATCAATAAGTGTGACCTGCCTGAGGCAAAGCCTGAGCGTGTCATGCAACAGCTCTCTGACCTTGGCCTGATGCCTGAGGCATGGGGCGGACAGACACTGTATTGTGAGATATCTGCACTCAAGAAGATCGGTATTGACGAATTGCTTGATACCATCCTGCTTGAAGCTGAAATGCTTGAGCTGAAAGTCAATGCAAACTGCAGGGCTGAAGGAAAGATTATTGAAAGCAGAATCGACCAGGGTAGGGGTATTGTTGCCTCCATCTTGATTGAACGTGGTACCCTGAGACAGGGAGATCATTATGTTGCCGGTATTTACCCGGGCCGTGTGAGAGCCATGTTTGATGACAAGGGTAACAAGATTGATGAGGCTGGTCCTTCCACTCCTGTTGAGATCATCGGTCTCTCGGATATCCCGGGAGCAGGCGATCCGTTCCAGGTCACCGAAGATGAGAGACAGGCTCGTCAGGTTGGTAACAAACGACAGGAGCTCGAGAGAATCGGGGATAGCCGTAATGTGAAGAAGGTTACCTTGGATAATCTCTACACCAAGATCAAGGAAGGTACCATCCAGGAATTCAATGTCATCATCAAGGGTGATGTGCAGGGTTCTGTTGAAGCATTGCAAGGCGCGTTGCAGAAACTCTCCAATGATGAGATCCATCTCAATGTAATCCGTGCAAGTGCCGGTGCAATCATTGAAAGTGATGTCACCTTGGCCAGTGCATCTGAGGCATTGGTAATCGGGTTCAATGTACGCCCAACTCCAAGAGCCCAGGTCCTTGCTGACCAGGAAAAGATTGAGATCCGTAAATACAACATCATCTATGATGTGGTAGACGATATCAGGAGTGCTATGGAAGGCATGCTCAGTCCTGAGGTACGTGAGGTTGAAATCGGAACTGTTGAGGTTCGTGATACCTTCAAGGTACCCAGAATTGGAACGATTGCCGGATGTATGGTTACCAGTGGAAAGGTCAAGAGAAATGCCTATGCAAGGGTCTTCCGCGAAGACATCCAACTCACTGCTGATAAGGTTAAGATCTCGAGCTTGAAGCGATTCAAGGATGATGCCAGGGAAGTTGCAGAAGGCTTTGAATGTGGTATTGGACTTGAAAATTTCAACGACTTGCATGTCGGAGATATCCTTGAGATCATAGAGACCGAGGAAATTGCCCGCAAGTTGGTAACAAAAAGTGAATAA
- the dut gene encoding dUTP diphosphatase, which produces MPNNMESHSIPVKVKKLNEHALLPVYGTERSAGADLSACLEEDLLLKAGSYAKIPTGLSIQVPPGYEAQVRPRSGLAAKHGITVLNSPGTIDSDYRGEVAVLLVNHGEKDVVIHTGDRIAQMVIARCEQASFLPTMELDATERGSGGFGSTGV; this is translated from the coding sequence ATGCCAAATAACATGGAGAGCCATTCGATTCCGGTAAAGGTCAAGAAGCTCAATGAGCACGCTCTCCTTCCCGTATATGGGACGGAGAGAAGTGCAGGTGCTGATCTTTCAGCCTGCCTGGAGGAGGATTTACTCCTGAAGGCAGGTTCCTATGCAAAGATCCCCACCGGGTTGAGCATTCAGGTTCCTCCTGGGTATGAGGCACAGGTCAGACCAAGAAGTGGGCTTGCTGCCAAACATGGGATCACCGTTCTCAACAGCCCTGGTACCATCGATAGTGATTATCGAGGAGAGGTGGCTGTCCTCTTGGTCAATCATGGGGAGAAGGACGTAGTCATCCATACAGGAGACCGTATCGCACAGATGGTTATCGCACGGTGTGAACAAGCCTCCTTTTTGCCGACTATGGAGCTTGATGCTACAGAAAGGGGAAGTGGAGGTTTTGGTTCAACGGGAGTATAA
- a CDS encoding FAD synthetase family protein, giving the protein MKRYDFMHLSAHPVLWQVPMVVSIGVFDGLHRGHLTILDRTISLAKENDWESMVITFDKNPKMATKSQPYHSKLTTEGQMQEILANLGVKHMVVIDFSADFSKLTAEEFLTLVCAFCQVKAMVVGEDFRCGAPASSAGPVQLQEYLNRLSPGAFVEVPPFVQTDKSEVVSSTLVRKKLLKGALEEIQSMLGRPYELDLVAHPSKFTENGLLYRTASFMQLLPMAGVYDAYLTLSDDTKVPVKTIIGDEDLLIIPKEVMWDMKLLRTKRLSLIAKGSSS; this is encoded by the coding sequence ATGAAACGGTATGATTTCATGCATCTTTCGGCGCATCCGGTCCTCTGGCAGGTACCCATGGTTGTCTCCATCGGTGTTTTCGATGGTCTTCACCGTGGCCACTTGACCATTCTGGACCGTACGATCTCTCTGGCCAAGGAAAATGATTGGGAAAGCATGGTGATTACCTTTGACAAAAATCCCAAGATGGCAACGAAAAGCCAACCATATCATTCCAAGCTTACCACTGAAGGTCAAATGCAGGAAATCCTTGCCAATCTTGGTGTTAAACATATGGTAGTCATTGACTTTTCTGCTGATTTCAGTAAACTCACAGCTGAGGAGTTCCTAACTTTGGTTTGTGCTTTTTGCCAAGTCAAAGCGATGGTTGTCGGAGAAGATTTCCGCTGCGGTGCCCCGGCGTCAAGTGCCGGACCTGTTCAGCTGCAGGAATATCTGAACCGATTGTCACCAGGGGCATTTGTGGAAGTTCCTCCTTTTGTCCAGACTGACAAAAGTGAGGTTGTTTCAAGTACCTTGGTGCGTAAAAAACTTCTTAAGGGCGCTTTGGAAGAAATCCAGAGTATGCTCGGCAGGCCGTATGAGTTGGATTTGGTGGCTCACCCCTCCAAGTTTACTGAAAACGGGCTGCTGTACCGTACGGCTTCCTTCATGCAATTGCTGCCGATGGCTGGCGTGTATGATGCCTACCTTACACTTTCGGATGATACGAAGGTCCCTGTGAAAACAATCATAGGGGATGAAGACCTTCTGATTATTCCAAAAGAGGTAATGTGGGATATGAAACTGTTACGTACAAAGAGACTTAGCTTGATAGCTAAGGGGAGTAGTTCATGA